Proteins from a genomic interval of Acidobacteriota bacterium:
- a CDS encoding menaquinone biosynthesis protein produces MTNDKPYIAASSYLNAAPLCYSFVYGGQQDRCEFLSDAAPARCAELLAEGRADAALIPVIEYQRIPGLKVAPGACVASKRSVRSVLLASRVPITQIRSVALDTSSRTSAALIQIILKHFYNVIASYSASPPKLEDMLESNDAALMIGDPAMLIDRSTLHVYDLAEEWQKHTGLPFVFAFWAIRADSTAWFGGDLPPDRRVNFVTAKVEGMAHANELADIYAERLGLPRGDLFSYLTEAISYDLDEKSLQGLRLYYELAGKCGLIQEARDIAFLH; encoded by the coding sequence ATGACCAATGACAAGCCCTACATCGCAGCATCGAGTTACCTCAACGCTGCCCCTCTCTGTTATAGCTTTGTCTATGGAGGGCAACAGGACCGCTGTGAGTTTCTGTCCGACGCAGCGCCCGCCCGATGCGCGGAGTTGCTGGCGGAAGGGCGCGCCGATGCGGCCTTGATACCAGTCATCGAGTATCAGCGCATTCCGGGACTCAAGGTCGCTCCCGGGGCCTGTGTGGCCTCCAAGAGGAGCGTGAGAAGCGTGCTCTTGGCATCGCGAGTGCCAATAACTCAGATACGGTCCGTTGCGCTCGACACCTCGTCGCGCACTTCCGCTGCGCTGATCCAAATAATTCTCAAACACTTCTACAACGTCATTGCTTCTTATTCCGCGTCCCCGCCTAAGCTCGAGGACATGCTCGAGTCAAACGATGCTGCGCTAATGATCGGCGACCCGGCAATGTTGATTGATCGGTCGACTCTTCACGTTTACGACCTTGCCGAAGAATGGCAAAAGCACACCGGGCTGCCGTTCGTGTTCGCGTTCTGGGCAATCCGCGCCGATTCAACAGCGTGGTTTGGCGGCGATCTGCCGCCTGACAGAAGGGTCAACTTCGTGACTGCAAAGGTTGAAGGGATGGCGCACGCAAATGAGCTGGCGGATATCTACGCCGAGCGCCTCGGCTTGCCTCGCGGCGATCTGTTCAGCTACTTGACCGAAGCCATCAGCTACGATCTTGATGAGAAGAGCCTGCAAGGCTTGAGACTCTACTATGAGCTTGCTGGTAAGTGTGGCCTGATCCAGGAAGCACGCGACATTGCGTTCCTGCACTAA
- a CDS encoding DNA translocase FtsK: MSTKSRTKPSAKKSLANEVLAVVLIVAAILLVLSLFTYDPRDPSFNSVGPQREPQNLIGVVGAFISDVFLQWFGLASLLIPVLLVLVAMRAFSTTNPGFPARKAGGAALLLVAFSGFLALFPDIKIGLLIRSYNGGAIGHMIEDGLAGLMSTTGAAIVLAAASVLTLMLTMEISLARVAGWVKSIREARAEISQTKPTVFSRFMAWWEARNEQRRLLATQRQAEKAEEQKRNEAERAERERVKQLQQEREREERKRRMEEARQFREDQRPTAAGRVVETITASAPAPEIAIAGASMSSGAAARRAPETVEAVPAVPPTRLKMRGIVQEHAARVEQIKAGLSPLAAEITMDPTVAEMISTASIVRTPETEKAETEAKGSKQQTRRKSAIETLAGYVYKLPTIDLIEPPVGHFEQAEEELRERATILAEKCKEFTVTGHIHRINPGPVVTTFEFKPDPGIKYSRVVGLADDLCLALKAESIRIDRIPGKSTVGIEAPNAQREKIFLRDVIESAKFQQSASKLTIALGKTINGEEYIADLAKMPHLLIAGATGAGKSVTLNAIICSILYKASPEEVKFIMVDPKRVELGLYEGIPHLLTPIVTDPKRAANALKWAVNEMEARYRKLAALGVRNIEQYNRQVCEMTSPSLFDDPAEPLRPLPYILIAIDELADLMMIARADVETSIARLAQMARAVGIHLVLATQRPSVDIITGVIKANIPCRMAFRVSSKVDSRTIIDSNGAEALLGQGDMLFLPPASSRLVRVHGSYASEAEIKRITDFIKKQAEPDYNEEVTLSDQETMETDGFEGEQDELFDEALAIVTDMGRASTSVLQRRLSIGYGRAAKILDSMERQGFIGPAEGSKPRKVLQAAHEFRERIAQRLEEAFD, from the coding sequence ATGAGCACCAAATCCCGGACAAAGCCTTCAGCTAAAAAGTCGCTGGCCAATGAAGTGCTGGCTGTCGTCCTAATAGTCGCCGCCATCCTCCTGGTTCTCAGCCTCTTCACTTACGATCCTCGAGACCCGAGCTTCAACTCGGTGGGTCCTCAGCGCGAACCGCAAAACCTCATCGGTGTTGTGGGGGCATTCATCAGTGATGTGTTCCTTCAGTGGTTCGGCCTTGCTTCGCTGCTGATACCCGTATTGCTGGTTCTGGTGGCTATGCGCGCTTTCTCAACCACTAATCCCGGGTTTCCTGCTCGTAAGGCCGGCGGAGCTGCCTTATTGCTGGTTGCATTCTCCGGGTTCCTGGCTTTGTTCCCCGACATCAAGATCGGTCTGCTCATCCGCTCGTACAACGGCGGCGCAATCGGACATATGATCGAAGACGGGCTCGCCGGTCTGATGAGCACCACCGGCGCGGCGATCGTGCTGGCAGCAGCATCGGTGTTGACGCTGATGCTGACGATGGAGATTTCGCTTGCCCGTGTCGCCGGGTGGGTGAAATCCATTCGCGAAGCGCGCGCTGAAATCAGCCAGACCAAGCCGACGGTGTTCAGCCGCTTCATGGCGTGGTGGGAGGCGCGGAACGAACAGCGCCGGTTGCTGGCCACTCAGCGACAAGCCGAGAAGGCAGAAGAGCAAAAGCGTAACGAAGCGGAGAGAGCCGAGCGCGAACGTGTCAAACAGCTCCAGCAGGAGCGAGAACGCGAAGAGCGCAAGCGGCGAATGGAAGAGGCTCGACAGTTCAGGGAGGATCAACGACCCACGGCCGCCGGTCGTGTTGTAGAAACAATAACCGCGTCAGCGCCGGCGCCTGAGATTGCCATCGCCGGCGCCAGCATGTCGAGCGGCGCTGCCGCCCGGCGCGCTCCCGAAACAGTCGAGGCTGTTCCAGCGGTGCCGCCGACCCGTCTAAAAATGCGCGGGATTGTGCAGGAGCACGCGGCGAGGGTTGAACAGATAAAGGCCGGGCTTTCGCCGCTCGCAGCAGAGATCACGATGGATCCCACGGTGGCTGAGATGATCTCCACTGCCTCGATCGTCCGCACACCAGAAACCGAAAAAGCGGAAACGGAAGCAAAGGGCTCGAAGCAGCAGACTCGGCGCAAATCCGCGATCGAAACACTCGCGGGTTACGTCTACAAGTTGCCAACCATCGATTTGATTGAACCGCCCGTCGGCCACTTCGAGCAGGCCGAAGAGGAGTTGCGCGAGCGCGCTACGATTCTCGCCGAGAAGTGCAAGGAGTTTACCGTCACCGGTCACATTCACCGCATCAACCCGGGGCCGGTCGTCACGACGTTTGAGTTCAAACCCGACCCCGGCATCAAGTACAGCCGCGTAGTCGGGCTTGCCGATGATCTTTGTCTCGCGCTCAAGGCCGAATCGATTCGCATCGATCGAATACCCGGCAAATCGACCGTCGGCATCGAGGCGCCAAACGCGCAACGCGAGAAGATATTTCTTCGCGATGTGATCGAGTCGGCGAAGTTCCAACAGTCCGCCTCGAAACTCACCATTGCGCTCGGCAAGACGATCAACGGCGAAGAGTACATCGCCGACTTGGCAAAGATGCCGCACCTGTTGATCGCCGGCGCGACTGGCGCGGGCAAATCGGTCACTCTCAACGCGATCATCTGCTCGATTCTGTACAAGGCGTCGCCCGAAGAAGTGAAGTTCATAATGGTGGATCCAAAACGGGTCGAGCTGGGACTCTACGAAGGGATCCCGCACTTGCTGACGCCGATTGTTACCGATCCCAAGCGGGCGGCGAACGCGCTCAAGTGGGCGGTAAATGAAATGGAAGCGCGTTACCGCAAGCTTGCCGCGCTTGGTGTGCGCAACATCGAGCAGTACAATCGCCAGGTTTGCGAGATGACTTCGCCGTCGCTGTTCGATGATCCCGCCGAGCCGCTCAGGCCGCTGCCCTATATCCTGATCGCGATCGACGAGCTTGCCGATCTGATGATGATAGCTCGCGCCGACGTCGAGACCTCGATCGCGCGGCTTGCGCAGATGGCTCGCGCGGTCGGCATCCACCTGGTGCTCGCCACTCAGCGGCCATCGGTCGACATCATCACCGGCGTGATCAAGGCGAACATTCCCTGCCGCATGGCTTTCCGGGTGTCATCGAAGGTTGACTCGCGAACGATCATCGATTCCAACGGCGCTGAAGCGCTGCTGGGCCAGGGCGACATGTTGTTCCTGCCGCCGGCCTCGTCTCGCCTGGTCCGGGTCCACGGCTCATACGCCAGCGAAGCTGAGATCAAGCGCATCACCGACTTCATCAAAAAACAGGCGGAGCCGGACTACAACGAGGAAGTCACGCTGAGCGATCAGGAGACAATGGAAACCGATGGATTCGAGGGTGAGCAGGACGAACTGTTCGACGAAGCCCTGGCAATTGTCACCGACATGGGCCGAGCCTCAACGTCGGTCTTGCAGCGAAGACTGTCGATCGGCTATGGCCGCGCGGCCAAGATTCTGGATTCGATGGAGCGCCAGGGATTCATCGGGCCGGCCGAGGGCTCGAAGCCTAGAAAAGTCTTGCAGGCGGCGCACGAGTTTCGCGAGCGAATCGCGCAAAGGCTCGAAGAAGCGTTTGATTGA
- a CDS encoding enoyl-CoA hydratase/isomerase family protein, producing the protein MDFETLNINANGPIGHLTLNRPERLNAMNSAMLRELAEAARWFDTQPEVRVVIVRGAGRAFSAGADLKDPSRTDADGAWLTRRAAAQAGSRMMDAIEQMSATTIASIHGYAVGGAVLLAAACDLRVAAENARFSIPEVELGIPLAWGGIPRLVREIGPAMTKELVMTCRQFTPQEAKAMGFVNRVVTPDELEQETAKLAQEIAAMPAVPVAITKEHVNAVTRAMASHTSYADGEVLLSALSSPESLQARKAYVKRRLEQKKK; encoded by the coding sequence ATGGACTTCGAGACACTGAATATCAATGCAAACGGTCCAATCGGGCATCTCACTTTGAATCGTCCTGAACGATTGAATGCGATGAACTCCGCAATGCTCCGGGAACTTGCCGAAGCCGCCCGGTGGTTCGATACACAGCCCGAGGTGCGCGTCGTCATCGTGCGCGGCGCCGGCCGAGCCTTCTCCGCAGGCGCCGATCTGAAGGACCCTTCGAGAACGGACGCCGACGGTGCTTGGCTTACTCGACGCGCCGCTGCGCAAGCCGGATCGCGGATGATGGACGCCATCGAACAAATGAGCGCGACCACCATCGCGAGCATCCACGGCTATGCAGTAGGAGGCGCTGTATTGCTGGCGGCCGCTTGCGATTTGCGAGTGGCGGCGGAAAACGCCCGCTTCTCAATTCCGGAAGTCGAACTTGGGATTCCATTAGCCTGGGGCGGCATTCCCCGCCTCGTCCGCGAGATCGGCCCGGCAATGACCAAAGAACTCGTGATGACCTGTCGCCAGTTCACACCTCAAGAAGCGAAAGCGATGGGGTTTGTTAATCGAGTGGTGACGCCGGACGAACTCGAGCAGGAGACTGCCAAGCTGGCCCAAGAAATCGCCGCGATGCCCGCAGTCCCGGTTGCGATCACTAAGGAACACGTCAACGCCGTTACCCGCGCGATGGCTAGTCACACTTCCTACGCCGACGGCGAGGTGCTGCTTAGTGCGTTGTCGTCACCGGAATCCCTGCAGGCTCGGAAAGCTTATGTGAAGCGGCGTCTGGAGCAGAAGAAGAAGTAA
- a CDS encoding pitrilysin family protein, which translates to MSTNFARFRSLLLVVVLAACVSGASPAFTVAARGVAGVQQTASPALPKGVERVTSVEGITEYRLANGLRVLLFPDQSKQTATVNVTYLVGSRHENYGETGMAHLLEHMLFKGSPGHTNIPQELTEHGSRPNGSTSWDRTNYFETFSATDVNLEWAIKLESDRMVNSFVAKKDLDSEMTVVRNEFESGENSPFGAVVKRLMGAAYDWHNYAKLPIGNRSDIENVPIDRLQAFYRKYYQPDNAVLLVAGKFEPAKTLQLIADNFGPIPRPTRVLQPIYTLEPTQDGERTVTVRRTGDTQLVMAGYHIPSGSHPDFAAIDILSQVLGDTPSGRLHKSLVEAKKAASIGAFDLQLHDPGEALFFAEVRKENSLDVARDTLVQTIEELASKAPTAEEVDRARTALLKNIDLTLNSTDRVGLEMSEWIAIGDWRLLFINRDRLKKVTPADVQRVAAAYLKTSNRTVALFVPTEKPDRSEIPPPLDVAAIVKDYKGEAAVSEGEAFDPSPANVESRTTRIDIGGLKLALVPKKTRGKTVVATMTLRFGDEKSLMNRQTAGSLAGDMLMRGTSKHTRQQIQDEFDRLKARASVGGSPTSAFVSIETIRENLPAVLKLAAEILREPSFPPTEFEQLKQEELASIESQRSEPQAAAFVVFSRHMNPYPKGDVRYVSTPDEDIAEVKAATLDDVKKFYSDVYGASAGELAVVGDFDAKEIEKLVADSFAGWKNPHPYSRLVSTYREIPQINQQVETPDKANAFFIGGARLNLRDDDADYPALVLGNYMLGGGFLNSRLAVRIRQKEGLSYGVGSSLNASSLDKNGQFTASAIYAPQNVTKLEAAIKEEIARALKDGFTADEVEAAKKGYLQSRQLSRAQDAELARRLASFRFLNRTLAWDADFEKRVAALTPDEIAAAMRRHIDVSKLTIVKAGDFKAGAKAASK; encoded by the coding sequence ATGTCAACAAACTTTGCAAGGTTTCGTTCTCTGCTTCTTGTTGTTGTGCTGGCCGCATGCGTGTCGGGCGCATCGCCAGCGTTCACAGTAGCAGCGCGCGGTGTCGCCGGTGTTCAACAAACCGCGTCGCCCGCGCTACCAAAAGGCGTGGAGCGGGTCACCTCCGTCGAAGGCATCACCGAGTACCGGTTGGCCAACGGACTGCGAGTGCTGCTGTTTCCAGACCAGTCGAAGCAGACCGCAACCGTGAACGTCACCTACCTGGTCGGCTCGCGGCATGAGAACTACGGCGAGACTGGCATGGCCCACCTGCTCGAGCACATGCTGTTCAAGGGTTCCCCCGGACACACCAACATTCCCCAGGAGCTTACCGAACACGGCTCGCGTCCGAACGGTTCGACGAGCTGGGACCGCACGAACTATTTCGAAACCTTCTCGGCAACCGACGTCAACCTGGAATGGGCGATCAAGCTTGAATCGGACCGCATGGTCAACTCGTTCGTCGCCAAGAAAGACCTCGACAGCGAGATGACCGTGGTGCGCAATGAGTTCGAATCGGGCGAAAACTCCCCGTTCGGCGCCGTCGTCAAACGCCTGATGGGCGCTGCGTACGATTGGCACAACTATGCCAAGCTACCCATTGGAAACCGCAGCGACATCGAGAACGTTCCCATCGATCGCCTGCAGGCGTTCTACCGCAAGTACTATCAGCCTGACAACGCGGTGCTGCTGGTCGCAGGCAAATTCGAACCGGCCAAGACGCTACAGCTTATCGCCGACAACTTCGGCCCGATACCACGGCCGACGCGAGTGCTTCAACCGATCTACACGCTCGAACCAACTCAGGACGGCGAGCGCACAGTCACCGTGAGGCGAACCGGCGACACACAGTTGGTGATGGCCGGCTATCATATTCCCAGCGGCTCCCATCCGGACTTCGCGGCCATTGACATACTCTCGCAGGTGCTCGGGGACACGCCTTCGGGGCGGTTGCACAAGTCGCTGGTCGAGGCGAAAAAAGCCGCGTCGATAGGCGCCTTCGATCTTCAACTGCACGACCCCGGCGAGGCGCTGTTTTTTGCCGAAGTGCGCAAAGAGAATTCACTGGACGTTGCGCGCGACACACTGGTCCAGACAATCGAAGAGCTGGCCAGCAAGGCGCCAACCGCGGAAGAGGTGGACCGCGCGCGCACTGCGCTGCTGAAGAACATCGACCTGACGCTGAATTCAACGGATCGTGTTGGCCTCGAGATGAGCGAATGGATCGCGATAGGAGATTGGCGGTTGCTCTTCATCAATCGGGATCGGCTCAAGAAAGTCACCCCGGCCGATGTTCAGCGAGTGGCCGCCGCCTATTTGAAAACAAGTAATCGCACGGTCGCATTGTTCGTGCCTACCGAAAAACCCGATCGGTCCGAGATTCCGCCGCCGCTCGATGTGGCTGCGATCGTCAAAGACTATAAGGGCGAGGCTGCGGTGTCCGAGGGCGAAGCGTTTGACCCGTCGCCGGCGAACGTCGAGTCGCGCACCACCCGCATCGACATAGGCGGTCTCAAGCTGGCTCTGGTGCCCAAGAAGACGCGTGGCAAAACCGTTGTCGCTACGATGACGCTTCGCTTCGGCGACGAGAAAAGCTTGATGAACAGGCAGACCGCCGGGTCGCTCGCCGGCGATATGTTAATGCGCGGAACATCGAAGCACACTCGTCAGCAGATTCAGGATGAGTTCGATAGACTGAAGGCGCGCGCTTCTGTTGGAGGCAGTCCCACGTCCGCATTCGTCTCTATCGAAACAATTCGCGAGAATCTTCCGGCCGTCTTGAAGCTGGCAGCGGAGATCTTGCGCGAGCCGTCGTTCCCGCCAACGGAGTTTGAGCAACTCAAACAAGAGGAGCTGGCCTCCATCGAATCACAGCGAAGCGAGCCGCAGGCCGCCGCCTTTGTAGTCTTTAGCCGGCATATGAATCCTTACCCCAAGGGAGATGTGCGATATGTCTCGACACCTGACGAAGACATAGCTGAAGTCAAAGCCGCGACGCTGGATGATGTGAAGAAGTTCTACTCGGACGTCTACGGCGCGTCTGCCGGGGAGCTTGCCGTCGTGGGGGACTTCGACGCGAAGGAGATAGAAAAACTCGTCGCTGATTCATTCGCCGGATGGAAGAACCCGCATCCCTACTCTCGATTGGTCTCGACTTATCGGGAGATTCCCCAAATCAACCAACAGGTCGAAACGCCCGACAAAGCCAACGCTTTCTTCATTGGTGGCGCGCGGCTGAACCTGCGCGATGACGATGCGGACTATCCGGCGTTAGTGTTGGGGAACTACATGCTCGGCGGCGGGTTCTTGAATTCAAGGCTGGCAGTGCGCATACGGCAAAAAGAGGGCCTCAGTTATGGAGTGGGCTCGTCGTTGAACGCGAGCTCGCTGGACAAGAACGGGCAGTTCACCGCATCGGCAATCTACGCGCCGCAGAATGTGACCAAGCTCGAAGCGGCGATCAAGGAGGAGATCGCCCGCGCGCTGAAGGACGGCTTCACTGCTGATGAAGTCGAAGCAGCGAAGAAGGGCTATCTGCAATCCCGGCAGCTAAGCCGCGCACAAGACGCGGAGCTGGCTCGGAGGCTCGCGTCGTTTCGCTTCTTGAACCGCACGCTGGCGTGGGACGCGGACTTCGAAAAGAGAGTCGCGGCTCTGACGCCGGACGAGATCGCAGCGGCGATGCGCCGCCACATCGATGTATCCAAGCTGACGATCGTCAAAGCGGGAGATTTTAAAGCAGGGGCGAAGGCAGCGTCTAAATAG
- the prfB gene encoding peptide chain release factor 2 (programmed frameshift) has translation MIEELRQKFDDLAARVAELGGFFDPQRKASELQKSEAEIGKPDFWNDQDRAQKVLKQRSRLQAAIDKADQFQRNVDDAVVLLEFAAQDEASLNELQTVIERLEREVEEAETEMLLSGFNDARDAIVTINAGAGGTDAQDWAGMLLRMYLRWAERHGFKTDLIDEQPGKEAGIKGATFTVAGEYAYGLLSAEAGVHRLVRLSPFNAGSSRETSFASVFVYPEIEEDVEIEVNEKDLRVDTYRSSGAGGQHVNVTDSAVRITHLPTGIVVTCQNQRSQHQNREVAMHILKSRLYELELEKKRAETAQLEETKRDISFGSQIRNYVLHPYRLAKDVRTKHETADVDAVLDGDIDEFIKQYLVLKSQAAREATSPDAANTPAQ, from the exons ATGATTGAAGAACTGCGACAAAAGTTCGACGACCTCGCGGCTCGCGTGGCGGAGCTG GGAGGTTTCTTTGACCCGCAACGGAAAGCGTCCGAGCTCCAAAAGTCAGAAGCAGAGATTGGTAAACCAGACTTCTGGAACGATCAGGACCGCGCCCAAAAGGTCCTCAAGCAACGTAGCCGCTTGCAGGCGGCAATCGACAAAGCAGATCAATTCCAACGCAACGTTGATGACGCCGTCGTCCTCTTAGAATTCGCGGCCCAGGATGAAGCCTCGCTTAACGAACTGCAAACCGTCATCGAACGGCTCGAGCGCGAAGTCGAAGAAGCCGAGACCGAGATGCTGCTGTCCGGATTCAACGACGCGCGCGACGCAATAGTAACCATCAACGCGGGGGCCGGCGGAACCGACGCTCAGGATTGGGCCGGGATGCTGCTGAGGATGTATCTGCGCTGGGCCGAGCGCCACGGATTCAAGACTGACCTAATCGACGAGCAGCCTGGCAAAGAGGCCGGCATAAAGGGCGCGACGTTCACCGTAGCCGGCGAGTACGCTTACGGGTTGCTTTCGGCGGAGGCCGGCGTCCATCGGCTTGTGAGGCTCAGCCCGTTCAACGCCGGATCGAGCCGCGAGACAAGCTTTGCATCGGTTTTCGTTTATCCGGAGATCGAAGAGGACGTCGAGATCGAAGTGAATGAGAAGGACCTGCGCGTGGACACCTATCGCTCATCAGGCGCGGGAGGCCAGCACGTCAACGTCACCGACTCGGCCGTTCGAATCACTCACCTTCCAACTGGGATCGTGGTGACGTGTCAGAATCAGCGTTCCCAACATCAGAACCGCGAAGTCGCGATGCACATTTTGAAGTCCCGGCTGTACGAGCTCGAGTTGGAGAAGAAGCGTGCGGAGACGGCGCAGCTCGAAGAGACAAAGCGCGACATCTCGTTCGGCTCGCAGATTCGAAACTACGTGCTCCACCCGTATCGACTGGCCAAAGACGTGCGCACCAAGCACGAGACTGCGGATGTTGACGCGGTGCTTGACGGCGACATTGACGAGTTCATCAAACAGTATCTAGTGTTAAAGTCTCAGGCGGCGCGAGAGGCGACTTCGCCGGACGCTGCCAATACACCGGCCCAGTAA
- the lnt gene encoding apolipoprotein N-acyltransferase, producing MISKSSCLNPSAATDKELMNPHQAFRSSILSRRSSILDPLSSIFDPRSSILDPRSSILDPRSSTFSRVRHSEEAVPPVYAREDLLAARYRVAKVLPYQQSAPFISNLSLAIFSGLLLVLAFPDWNLWSLGWVGTAPLIMAVVRERRFWRSLLLGSVTGTIFYAGSSHWVTYSMHNYGEIPLWLCYLILILFSATVGLFTGVFAATLALTIKRFGGWSLLAAPVLWAASEWLRLQVTGMGWNPLGYSQAFQPAVIQVARLGGVYLVSAIMAAASTALVYAVVYLERRRGIIVLTAGGVIAIAAVLYGESLRPAVEETGSVSVAVVQPNVPVDGPWDDPKFVEQMLLRHISLSEQAIQANTKDAASNGAPGSATEKATSIDLVIWPESTMSFEYDRDLALQHRLAEFTRRNRVYLLMNAWGFSETAGPNEAQYNSALLISPTGEKITEYHKNALVPFGEYIPARKWIPFMRHVKALVGDLTPGNSVTLAEAAGAKLGTLICFETTRPDLARRMRSGGAAALVQMSNEAWFGPTSAPKQMLTTAIFRAVENNVELIRATNSGVSARVDRYGIVHGETPMFETATRTWKIKTENEARGDGSTFYTRHGDVFVIACAVLSALLLVAAIGDAWRKRKSKLRIDS from the coding sequence GTGATAAGCAAAAGCAGTTGCTTGAATCCGTCCGCCGCTACTGACAAGGAACTGATGAATCCACACCAGGCGTTTCGATCCTCGATTCTCAGTCGGCGATCCTCGATCCTGGATCCTTTGTCCTCGATCTTCGATCCTCGATCCTCAATCCTCGATCCTCGATCTTCGATCCTCGATCCTCGATCCTCGACCTTTTCCCGCGTTCGCCATTCCGAAGAAGCCGTTCCTCCCGTCTACGCACGCGAGGACCTGCTCGCCGCGCGCTATCGAGTTGCAAAGGTACTTCCCTACCAGCAATCAGCTCCTTTCATCAGCAACCTGTCGCTAGCAATCTTCTCGGGACTGCTCCTGGTATTGGCATTTCCGGATTGGAACCTGTGGTCGCTGGGCTGGGTGGGGACCGCACCGCTGATCATGGCAGTCGTGCGCGAGCGAAGGTTCTGGCGTTCGCTGCTTCTCGGCTCGGTGACCGGAACGATCTTCTACGCCGGCTCGTCGCACTGGGTGACCTACTCGATGCACAACTACGGGGAAATACCGCTGTGGCTGTGCTACCTGATTCTGATTCTCTTCTCGGCGACGGTGGGTTTGTTCACCGGCGTGTTTGCGGCAACGCTGGCGCTCACGATCAAGCGTTTCGGCGGCTGGTCGTTATTGGCCGCCCCCGTGTTGTGGGCGGCGAGTGAATGGCTGCGGCTTCAGGTGACAGGTATGGGTTGGAACCCGCTCGGTTACTCGCAGGCGTTCCAACCGGCAGTGATCCAGGTGGCTCGACTGGGCGGCGTCTACCTGGTGAGCGCGATCATGGCGGCTGCAAGCACCGCGTTGGTGTACGCGGTGGTTTACCTCGAGCGCAGGCGTGGGATCATCGTGCTCACCGCCGGGGGCGTGATCGCGATAGCGGCAGTGTTGTACGGCGAATCGTTGCGGCCGGCGGTCGAGGAAACGGGGTCGGTTTCAGTTGCGGTCGTACAGCCGAACGTTCCAGTCGATGGCCCATGGGACGATCCGAAGTTTGTGGAGCAGATGTTACTGCGCCACATCTCCCTCTCCGAACAAGCGATTCAGGCAAACACCAAAGACGCGGCTTCGAACGGCGCTCCCGGTTCTGCAACCGAGAAAGCCACCAGCATCGATCTGGTAATCTGGCCCGAGTCGACTATGAGCTTCGAGTACGACCGCGACCTGGCTCTTCAGCACAGGCTCGCGGAGTTCACCCGGCGCAACCGAGTCTATCTGCTGATGAACGCGTGGGGCTTCTCCGAAACCGCGGGGCCGAATGAAGCCCAATACAACAGCGCGCTGCTCATATCACCAACGGGAGAAAAGATCACCGAGTACCACAAGAACGCGCTGGTTCCGTTCGGCGAGTACATACCCGCGCGAAAGTGGATTCCGTTCATGCGTCACGTCAAGGCTCTGGTTGGCGATCTAACTCCGGGCAATAGCGTGACCCTGGCCGAAGCCGCGGGCGCGAAGCTGGGAACGTTGATTTGCTTCGAGACTACCAGGCCGGACCTGGCGCGGAGGATGCGAAGCGGCGGCGCGGCGGCGCTTGTGCAGATGTCCAACGAGGCGTGGTTTGGTCCTACGTCGGCTCCGAAGCAGATGCTGACGACAGCGATATTTCGCGCGGTCGAGAACAACGTCGAGTTGATTCGCGCAACGAACTCCGGGGTTTCGGCGCGAGTGGATCGCTACGGCATCGTGCACGGTGAGACCCCGATGTTCGAGACTGCGACTCGAACCTGGAAGATCAAAACCGAGAATGAAGCGCGCGGCGACGGTTCAACTTTCTACACTCGTCATGGTGACGTGTTCGTGATCGCTTGCGCTGTGCTGAGCGCGTTGCTGTTGGTCGCAGCGATTGGGGACGCGTGGCGGAAGAGAAAGAGCAAGCTCAGGATTGACTCCTAG